The genomic stretch GGGGAATTCCAGGATGATGTTGTTGCCGTCGCGCTCAAAGATGTCGTCCTGCCTTTCATGGATGAGGACAAGGATGTCTCCGTGCCCTCCGCCGCGGGGTCCGATGTTGCCCTGGCCGCGCAGCCGGATGTATTGGTTTTCCTCCACCCCGGCGGGGATCTTGACCGTGATCTCCTTCACCTTGCCCATCCTGCCCTCGCCGTAACATTTGGTGCATTTGTTCTTGATGATCTTGCCCTCGCCGCGGCAGGAAGGGCATTCCGAAACTGTCTGCATCTGGCCGAAAAGGGATTGGCGCACGGTGCGCACCTGTCCGGTGCCGCGGCATTGGGAGCAGGTTTCGGAGCTGCCGTCCGCGCTGCCGGACCCGCCGCATTTGTCGCAGGAATCCTTGACGCTGATCTTGATCTTCTTCTCTGTCCCCAAGGCGATCTCTTTCAGGGAGAGGGAAAGTTCGATCTGCAGGTCCTCACCCTGGTTGACTCTGCGCTGGCCGCCCCGGGAGCCGAAGCCCCCGCCGCCAAAGAGGGTCTCGAAGATGGAGCCGAAACCGCCTCCCCCACCGAAGATATCGCTGATATCCTCAAAGTGGGTGAAGTTGTTCCAGTTGAAGCCGCCGTTGCCGAACTGCTGATCCACCCCCGCGTGGCCGTACTGGTCGTAAAGCTGGCGCTTGTCCTTGTCGGAAAGAACTTCATAGGCCTCGGAGGCTTCCTTGAATTTTTCCTCGGCGGCCTTGTTGTCCGGGTTTTTATCCGGGTGGAACTGCATCGCCAGCTTGCGGTAGGACTTCTTGATCTCTGCTTCGTCGGCGCTTTTGGGCACTCCCAATACTTCGTAGTAATCTCTTTTAGCCATCCAATCTCCTTATCCTGAAGCTTCAAAGGGTTTCCCGGCGGATTTGAAAGTCCGCCGGGAAAAGTGTCCCTTACTTATCGTCAACCACTTCAAAATCAGCGTCGATTGGCTCGTCGGATTTCTGGCTCTCTTCCTGGGCAGGACCCTGACTGGCCATGTCCTCGGGATTGAATCCAGCCGCGTTGGGGTCGAATCCTTCTCCACCGGACTGCTGTTGCTGCTGGGCCTGGGCATAGATGATCTCGCCGAGGCGCTGCGCCTTCTGGGCCAGGTTTTCCTTGATGGAATTCAGTTCCGAGGCCTCAGTGGCTTT from Candidatus Syntrophosphaera sp. encodes the following:
- the dnaJ gene encoding molecular chaperone DnaJ, coding for MAKRDYYEVLGVPKSADEAEIKKSYRKLAMQFHPDKNPDNKAAEEKFKEASEAYEVLSDKDKRQLYDQYGHAGVDQQFGNGGFNWNNFTHFEDISDIFGGGGGFGSIFETLFGGGGFGSRGGQRRVNQGEDLQIELSLSLKEIALGTEKKIKISVKDSCDKCGGSGSADGSSETCSQCRGTGQVRTVRQSLFGQMQTVSECPSCRGEGKIIKNKCTKCYGEGRMGKVKEITVKIPAGVEENQYIRLRGQGNIGPRGGGHGDILVLIHERQDDIFERDGNNIILEFPIHISQAVLGDEIVVPTLTGSAKMKIPAGTQSGRLFRLKGQGIQGLNTYSRGDLIVRANVVTPTKVSREETELYNRLREFEKKRELKPGKSFRDKLKGFFT